DNA from Tachysurus fulvidraco isolate hzauxx_2018 chromosome 16, HZAU_PFXX_2.0, whole genome shotgun sequence:
tccacagagacagcccttttggatgtctctttGAAACTACTtgttgctagatcagccaaactgacattcatccttatcctccttgaactttcagcagcatttgatacggtgaaccacaagactctcttgaccaccctctgtagtctcgggatttgcggatcagcttggtaatggtttgcttcctacctgaaGGACCCTCATATGAAGTAACATGAAGGGGAGTGACATGCAGATTgactgctccatgcagactctccactggcgtcccacagggctcagtattTGGTCCtattcttttctccctgtatactcactctcttagtgaagttatttcctcacatgggttctcttaccactgctatgctgatgatacacaacttatcttctctttcccaccctcaggtaccacagcttctgatcagatCCCAGCAtttctggcagaaatatcatcatggatgactgctcatcagttaaagctcaatcctagccaAACttaactgctgatcatcccaggtgattcatccccagatGATGaccttgcaatatccctgcataacAATCTgctctccccttcagtcacagctcgtaaccttggggtaaccatggacaatcaactgtccttttcctctcatgttactaatgtgactcgctcatgtcggttccttctcaacaacattagaaggatccggccattttttccacacatgctgctcaggtacttgttcaatctcttgtcatttcaagactgaaCAACTGCAATGCAaggctggcaggtctacctatgaatgcaattcgtccattgcaaatgatccaaaatgcagctgcacagcttgttttcaacctgcctaagttctcgcataccaccccactgctgcgatccctccaccggcttccggtagctgcacgcatcagattcaaagcTCTGATGCTGGACTataaaagccaaaaacagaccagctccctcttacctcaaagccctcatcacttctcgcactgcaccccgcaccctccgatctaccagcactgctcaactggttccTCCATCTCTcggggtaagaggtaagtatactacaagacttttttctgttatggcaccaaggtggtggaatgaacttcccctagtaGTCTGGATAGCtcagtcactggctattttcaatcgacgattgaagacctacgtattcaacacttcaactagcacatCCTTCCTTGTTTGttgcatatatgtttattataattaattgaaaaatagaagaaaatagaaaagaaaagaaacaattatATGTTTTACTTTGTGAAACAATGACACTGTACAGTCTGTATACAGTGTGCTTGAGACTGAACCAGTCACTTCCCTAACTTTACACATAACCCAATACAAATGACCAAACAAATCCACACTGGtgtttaacatgttttattgtacATACTGTGACCTTTCATCAACTTaatcaatacaaataaagtaaataaacttCATTCAGGAATTTCTAATTCTCAAGTTTGTTGGTGTATGTGATATAGTATTTTTGGTGAATGTGACATAGTAATttataaagtaaagtaataatatatataaatatactgtagctggAGAGACTAAGACTTGTGCCACGCACTGTGCTCTGAAGGTGTAGCTCTGAGTAACGGATACCTGTGGAAGAACCAGAGGAAGTTTGCTACCACACATCTACGAAACTTTGGTGAAGGGAAGAAGACTCTGGAGCTAAGTATCCAGCAGGAGAGCATCTTTCTGTGTGATGCTTTCAAAGCAGAACAAGGTATGGGGTAAGATTCTTGAGCAGGTTTAGTAGCTAATGCAGATTTTTGTATTAACTTAGAAATATACAGTAGCTCAGTTCAGAACAGTTCATTAtgaaccatatactgtatgatgttTGATACAGATCAAGTTTTGAATAGATATACACAAGCAAGTTATCAATGGGATGTTTTGTACCTGTTTAGGTCCTTTTGATCCTCAGTTTTATCTGAACAACGCAGTCTCAAACATCATCTCTGCACTAGTTTTTGGCCACCGCTTTGAATACCATGATGAGAATTTCCTGAATATCTTGCGTTTGGATACTGAAGCTGTCTTTTTAGCAGGTTTGCCCAAAACTCAGGTCAGCAGGCAGAAGTTTAGCTCTTACAGCAAATCACTTATTATTCACAGTATATTATATGATGCTTTGTTGTGTAATATCTTCACAAAAAGATTTACTACTGTCTGATTTTTGTGTCCTCTGTGGTGTTTGGTAGCTGTATAATGTTTTCCCTCACCTCTTCAATTACCTTCCTGGCCCTCATCAGAAGATGTTTTCAAACTATGCAAAAATAATTGAGTTCTTACAAGTAGAACTAAAGAAACACAAGGAGGATTGGGATCCGTCAAATCCTCGTGATTACATCGACAGCTACCTTCTAGAAATGGAGAAGGTTTGTTTAAGATCGTTCTCTGGAACTTTCTGTGGGTCTGAACTGCAAAAAATGTTGAGGATCCATGAACATGAACAATTTTCAGAAGTATTCTTTCTAAATTATAGAGAAAGAGTGATCCTCAAGCTGGATTTAACATCGATACATTATTGGTTGCAATGCTGGACTTGTTTGAAGCAGGGACAGAATCTGCAGCCACTACACTTCGCTGGGGTCTTCTCTTCATGATGAAGTATCCTGAGATACAGAGTAATTTCATACATATATTAATTCATAAACAACATGATACTTCTGAGTCTAAAAACTATATGCAGTCTTTGCTGCACAACTACTTTTTAAAGTGTCTTATCTTTTCAGAAAAGGTGCAGGCAGAGATCGACAAAGTAATTGGACAGTCGCGCCAAGCCTGCATGGCCGACAAACCCAACATGCCCTACACTGAAGCTGTTGTTCATGAGATCCAAAGGATGGGCAACATCGTGCCTCTGGGTTTTCCAAAGAGAGCCTGTAAAGACACTGTACTGGGTGGATTCTTTATACCAAAGGTTTGATCCTAAtcactaaaaaaataatagttatgtatatacaaatacaatCTAAGAGGGCATAGTAGCTTAGTGGTTGggtgtttgattgtgtgtgtttggagtttgcatgttcttctcaTGTTTCTGGGGTTTCCTTCAGGTGATCCTTTTTAGTCCCTCAGTTCAAAGACATGTGCTGTATGCTGAACGGCATGACTAAATTGCTGGCAGTGTGTGATTGAACgcatgtgtgattttttttctgtccagtCTGTCCACccccttgtgccctgagtccgtGTTATAGACTTCAGGTTCCCTCTGATGCTGTGTATGAAAAATcgtacagaaaataaataaataaaatacagtgtaccaggtataattttttttcacttgatAGGGTACAACTGTGACTACAAACCTGTCATCTGTGCTTAATGACAAAAGTGAGTGGGAAACACCAGACAAGTTTAACCCAGGGCACTTTCTGGACAACCAGGGGCAGTTCCTGAAGAAGGATGCTTTCCTGCCCTTTTCAGCAGGTAAAGCCAATATGCTCTATAAATGTCtgacaaatggataaaaaagtaaaatcagTTAACAGTAATTTCATTTATGTGTCACATAGgtagaagagtgtgtgtgggtgagcaGCTGGCTCGTATGGagctctttctcttcttcaccTCTTTGTTGCAGTGCTTTACGATTTCCCCTTGTCCTGGCGATGAGCTGGATTTGGAGGGCCAGATGGGCTTCACATACTCACCCAAACCTTACCGCATGCGTGTGACCTCACGCTAAGCTCACGTTAAGATCTCAGACTCATATATATCTGATGTCGGTTGGATTGATTCTCAGTTCAGGTGTGAGCTCAGTGTTTGACGGATAAATACTAAAATACACTCTCAAATCATGTTGgatgaacaaaaaataattgttaCTGAATTCAATTACATGGAACTGATGTGCATATTGTAAATTGTACTTTGAATTTCAAAATTCTTCATACATAATGTCAGATGATGCCAGTCAATGTGAACACTTTTTTAATGTCCTTGTGTATGgtgaatcaataaaaaaaaaattatgaaattgAAATTATTGTGGTCTTTTCAAAAACATCCATAAAAAGGcatgtggtgttcagtgggaaAACAGGCCTGGAATTTTCTTCCCCTGGAGCagaatgtaaatatttcatggGGGCCTCTGTTTTATTTGGAGACCACAAGAGAATGACTGTGTAGCCATGAACTTCACGGAACCCTGTACCATGTGCACAAATGTAAGCACATGAGGCTAAGATACATTAGAGAACTATTCAACCATACAGTGCTCTAGGTTACTCCTAATAATGAAGTCCTCGGACCAAGATagctatgtttttttattctttattcgaGCTGTTCACTTTTAAAGAATGGCTGATTTTCACTGGATTTTTCTTGCtcttcattaatttttttctgaacaaATATCCAAGTAACTTTCCTCGAGGTCCAGTGCCTTCGCCTTTCCTGGGAAATGTCACAACAGGAACTGATTATATGACTATGAATAAGGTGAGAGTTTTGTTCTAGTCTAATAATCACTTCAAGTGATAACAATTTGTAGAATATGACAGGATAGAGTTAGTTTGAAAGGTTAAGTCTGTGGTTAAATATAAACTTGAGGAGATAACACTCCTAAAATACACATTGACAAAATGCTGAGTAATGatgaaaaaacatcaacaaatcaTTTCTTCCCGCAACTTTTTTACCAGTTAGCAGAAAAGTATGTATGTTTCTGGATATAAGCTGGTGAAAGAAGCACTTGTCTCAGAAAGCTTTGCTTGTTATTTTTCACCGTTATTTGATGATATTTACAAAGGCAGAGGTGAGCCAATCTGAACAGCACTTCAGTCTGTACAGTGTTTGCTGTGTTGTTATTCTTGTTTAGATTATTAAACAACGtcaaatgaaaggaaaatgaGGCTCTGCCTGCACCTGAGGTTTGATATACAtgtttacctttttatttttatttttgattaataTAACTTGATTTATTCTTCTGTATCATGGAACCCGGGGTAAAAAGGTCTCTCATTTACAAATGGCTACTCACAGAGAAAGCACCAACAGTTTTCTGTTAGTTTCTTCAAGAAATTttggagagagcagagagactATACAGCAAAAAATCCAACAGGAATGCTACTTCCTGTGTGGATAATTCAAACAGGAACAGGGTGAGTACTTTTATTAAAGCTCTGTAACACTGATCAGAATAAAGAAGTTACTAAACATGAAACCACTGGCAGTCATTCTTTATCCAAAGCAAGTtatgtttatctcatttatacaaccaacagtagtccaacagcttaaccatctcctcttttgaattccatgccatttcattAGAAAGCTCccctctgacagtgcttggtgatttCAACCTACTCTCTGACAACcttcaatcttcttccctcATGACTCTCGTTGATTCATTTGCCCTGACACTTAACAGCGTCATCCCCACACACataggaggcaatgtcctggacctggttttcacctgtccttccccagctacagacatgactgctacccactacacatctctgatcatcacctgttATCCTTCTCTatccctatcctacctaaaatgACCTTTtacccccttgctcttacccgccgcaacctccactctgtctccccttcttctgtagcttctggcattCTTTTTTCTCTTGCTGATCCTGAGTCCTTTTCCACACTACCCTTGGACTTtaccacagatactttcctctcctctctttcctcaaccatggactttctctgccctctgtccactaaacccaagtAAAcctcttgttctgctccttggctttcagatgtttTGCATCTGGATCCATATGCTCTGGATGCATCAGAAATCAGTAAAATTTTTCTTTCAAtaattcttgaacacattgtctataataaactgtctgtctatctctcacagaacaacgtcctagatcccaaccagtctggcttt
Protein-coding regions in this window:
- the LOC113642572 gene encoding cytochrome P450 2J2, with amino-acid sequence MFLHYLVEYLDFKSCLIGFFVFLLLLDIIRNKNPSNYPPGPWPLPFVGNIFTGLDYKSINKLAEKYGDVFSLRWGSEKTVFISGHKMVKEALITNLDSFADRPAVPLFDKVYKGLGVALSNGYLWKNQRKFATTHLRNFGEGKKTLELSIQQESIFLCDAFKAEQGPFDPQFYLNNAVSNIISALVFGHRFEYHDENFLNILRLDTEAVFLAGLPKTQLYNVFPHLFNYLPGPHQKMFSNYAKIIEFLQVELKKHKEDWDPSNPRDYIDSYLLEMEKRKSDPQAGFNIDTLLVAMLDLFEAGTESAATTLRWGLLFMMKYPEIQKKVQAEIDKVIGQSRQACMADKPNMPYTEAVVHEIQRMGNIVPLGFPKRACKDTVLGGFFIPKGTTVTTNLSSVLNDKSEWETPDKFNPGHFLDNQGQFLKKDAFLPFSAGRRVCVGEQLARMELFLFFTSLLQCFTISPCPGDELDLEGQMGFTYSPKPYRMRVTSR